A stretch of the Bdellovibrio sp. 22V genome encodes the following:
- a CDS encoding CHASE2 and HATPase_c domain-containing protein, which yields MLLRFFSRRRGFWLRGLLCWAIGCLALSNDEITSYDQRFQLRGDQKTSSQIVLITIRQSDFENLYDTRTNFMENLSEVTDITDSFFWNKPIWSELLLRILRQNPKSVGVTLYFGDNVGTVRLSPDEQKIFLDPRVVWASTTNSLERILTPVFTNREHNNLGNNEVRRDEDGVVRRVFPQRAEMPHLVEKITSKKFPTTLAGLPINYRGSSRVFAQYSLSEIMYDEIPADAFADKIVLIGAETSSAPMYMTPMGTLSRTEILAHVTDTVLGDKWIQRLSFWWYASGFFVLMLLAVFLITTYPQSVALFCILWIGTLLAALSAWVFDTFYFWSPAFSPFVLLGASWIIFIGYQATKIEKKNFRLQQEQQYLQELEQLKNNFVSLISHDLKTPIAKIQAIVDRLMTQHHEEELGQDLRSLRLYSDELHRYIQSILKVLRVESRDFKINTEVADINEVVEQALQLLQPLAREKGIQIHTSLEPMFSVEFDTTLIKEVVINLIENAIKYTPAGGQIEVISHESDEFVHVMVKDTGEGIKPEDMEKVWGKFTRGSDQDLKTKGTGLGLYLVKYFIELHGGKVKMESTVGQGTTVSFTLPLDTETTEVLA from the coding sequence GTGCTACTTCGATTCTTTTCTCGACGCCGAGGATTCTGGCTGCGTGGCCTGCTATGCTGGGCTATTGGATGTCTGGCTCTTTCCAACGATGAAATCACGTCTTACGACCAGCGCTTTCAACTGCGTGGAGATCAAAAGACTTCTTCACAAATCGTTCTAATCACGATTCGCCAATCCGACTTCGAAAATCTTTATGATACACGCACCAACTTCATGGAAAACCTGAGTGAGGTGACGGATATCACGGACAGCTTCTTCTGGAATAAGCCGATCTGGTCGGAACTTTTGCTGCGAATTTTACGTCAAAACCCAAAATCCGTGGGTGTGACTTTGTACTTTGGCGACAACGTCGGAACTGTGCGCCTCTCCCCTGACGAACAAAAAATCTTTTTAGATCCCCGTGTCGTGTGGGCTTCAACGACAAACAGCTTAGAAAGAATCCTTACTCCCGTCTTCACCAATCGCGAGCATAACAACTTGGGTAACAACGAAGTTCGCCGTGACGAAGACGGAGTTGTTCGCCGTGTTTTCCCGCAAAGAGCTGAAATGCCGCATTTGGTGGAAAAGATCACCTCTAAAAAATTCCCGACGACACTGGCGGGACTGCCGATTAATTACCGCGGTTCGAGTCGTGTCTTTGCTCAATACTCTTTGAGCGAGATCATGTATGACGAAATTCCTGCCGATGCTTTCGCTGACAAAATCGTTTTGATCGGTGCGGAAACTTCTTCAGCGCCGATGTACATGACACCCATGGGAACTCTTTCGCGCACGGAGATCTTAGCGCACGTCACAGACACGGTTCTTGGCGACAAATGGATCCAGCGTCTTTCGTTCTGGTGGTACGCTTCGGGATTCTTTGTCTTGATGTTGTTGGCGGTCTTCTTGATCACAACCTACCCGCAGTCCGTCGCGTTGTTTTGTATTTTGTGGATCGGAACTTTACTGGCGGCTCTTTCCGCCTGGGTGTTTGATACGTTCTATTTCTGGTCGCCGGCATTTTCTCCCTTTGTTCTTTTAGGCGCCTCCTGGATTATCTTTATCGGCTATCAGGCGACTAAGATCGAAAAGAAAAACTTCCGTTTGCAACAAGAGCAGCAGTATTTGCAGGAACTTGAACAACTCAAGAACAACTTCGTCAGTTTGATTTCACACGATCTCAAAACGCCGATTGCAAAGATTCAAGCGATCGTCGATCGTTTGATGACTCAACATCACGAAGAAGAATTGGGACAAGATTTACGCTCGTTGCGCCTTTATAGCGACGAATTGCACAGATATATCCAGTCCATCCTCAAAGTTTTGCGTGTTGAATCGCGCGACTTTAAGATCAATACGGAAGTTGCGGACATCAATGAAGTCGTCGAACAAGCCCTGCAGTTGCTGCAGCCTCTGGCGCGCGAAAAAGGCATTCAGATTCATACTTCGCTGGAGCCGATGTTCTCTGTCGAATTTGATACGACCCTGATCAAAGAGGTCGTGATCAACTTAATTGAAAATGCGATCAAGTACACGCCTGCCGGCGGGCAAATCGAAGTGATCTCTCACGAGTCGGACGAATTCGTTCACGTGATGGTGAAAGACACCGGCGAAGGCATTAAGCCCGAAGACATGGAAAAAGTCTGGGGTAAATTCACGCGTGGAAGCGACCAGGATTTAAAAACTAAAGGAACGGGATTGGGACTTTATCTCGTTAAATATTTTATCGAACTTCATGGCGGCAAAGTGAAGATGGAAAGCACCGTAGGCCAAGGCACGACGGTTTCTTTCACTTTGCCGTTGGATACAGAAACGACTGAGGTGTTGGCATGA
- a CDS encoding sigma-54 dependent transcriptional regulator has protein sequence MMNKLHTLIVDDEAELRRSVISILKSTMPEIEFTIDEASTGKEALDKVKQQQWDLVLMDVKMPEMNGLEALTAIKEHDPRTFVVLMTAHSNLHDAVLAIKEGAYDYVEKPVQPQLLAEIVRKSLEARDLVSSLALSNPVFDDDIESEFVGGSSKMKEVFNLIYRLCKVDTTVLVRGENGTGKELVARAIHFNSPRKSGSFVAINCGAIPESLMESELFGHEKGAFTGAVERKIGKFQMANNGTLFLDEIGELKPDMQVKLLRVLQERKFTPVGSTREVKTTTRIIAATNRNLEKMMEEGTFREDLFYRLNVMPIFLPPLRERTDDIEALVQNFIKKFSKQHGRVINGVTPEALDLLKSYRWPGNIRELENVIERAFIVENDHQITADSLPESIKLAPKGDGDKTASVGYSGPLDFDAFKEEMEKEFIVSALKANNGRINQTVAQANIPKNTLLRKIRKYGINVKDFTNEE, from the coding sequence ATGATGAACAAACTCCATACTCTTATTGTAGACGACGAAGCTGAATTGCGCCGCTCGGTGATTTCGATTCTAAAATCGACGATGCCTGAAATTGAATTTACGATCGACGAAGCTTCCACAGGAAAAGAAGCGTTGGACAAAGTAAAACAGCAACAATGGGATCTTGTCTTGATGGACGTCAAAATGCCCGAGATGAACGGTCTTGAAGCTTTGACAGCGATTAAAGAACACGATCCGCGCACGTTCGTCGTTTTGATGACAGCGCATTCAAACTTGCATGATGCGGTTCTTGCAATCAAAGAAGGCGCTTACGACTATGTCGAAAAACCTGTTCAGCCGCAACTCTTGGCAGAGATCGTGCGTAAAAGTTTGGAAGCTCGCGACCTTGTTTCCAGTCTGGCCCTTTCTAATCCAGTTTTTGACGACGATATCGAAAGCGAGTTCGTAGGCGGCTCTTCGAAAATGAAAGAAGTCTTTAATCTGATTTACCGTCTGTGCAAAGTGGACACCACAGTGCTTGTACGCGGTGAAAACGGAACCGGCAAAGAACTTGTGGCGCGCGCAATCCATTTCAACTCCCCTCGCAAGTCCGGCAGCTTTGTTGCCATCAACTGCGGCGCCATTCCAGAAAGCTTGATGGAAAGTGAGCTTTTCGGTCACGAGAAAGGTGCTTTCACCGGCGCTGTCGAAAGAAAAATCGGTAAGTTCCAAATGGCGAACAACGGAACGTTGTTTTTGGATGAAATCGGCGAGTTGAAGCCTGACATGCAGGTAAAACTTCTGCGCGTCCTGCAAGAGCGTAAATTCACTCCTGTAGGCAGCACCCGCGAAGTCAAAACCACGACACGTATTATCGCAGCCACAAATCGCAATTTAGAAAAAATGATGGAAGAAGGAACTTTCCGTGAAGACCTTTTCTATCGTTTGAATGTCATGCCGATCTTCTTGCCGCCGTTGCGTGAACGCACGGATGATATTGAAGCTTTGGTGCAAAACTTCATTAAAAAATTCTCCAAGCAACACGGTCGCGTTATCAACGGTGTTACACCGGAAGCTTTGGATTTATTGAAGTCCTATCGCTGGCCTGGAAACATCCGTGAACTTGAAAACGTGATCGAACGCGCGTTCATTGTTGAAAACGACCATCAAATCACGGCTGATTCATTGCCAGAGTCGATTAAGCTTGCTCCGAAAGGTGATGGCGACAAAACGGCAAGCGTCGGTTACTCGGGGCCTTTGGATTTTGACGCTTTCAAAGAAGAGATGGAAAAAGAATTTATCGTCAGCGCCTTGAAAGCCAACAATGGCCGTATCAATCAGACTGTGGCGCAAGCGAATATTCCAAAGAACACTCTTTTGCGCAAGATTCGTAAATATGGAATTAACGTAAAAGATTTTACGAACGAAGAATAA
- a CDS encoding bifunctional riboflavin kinase/FAD synthetase, with protein MHILKGVQEINSPLAASVVTIGNFDGVHLGHQQLVENVVREAQYFGVPSVVYTFHPHPVKVLHPERATYRLFDLQDQQEQFEQRGIEYVIIENFSKEFSQVSPQKFLDEYIVKNLHPKTLVVGHDFSFGADRAGNIPFLEKYCAEKGIRLIIIPPFQYQGSVVSSTRIREELKKGEVEKANELLGRTYYVRGHVEKGFQRGRTIGVPTANIHPDVEFMPRLGVYCTLTKVGGHMHPSITNIGVNPTFQENGKGPVKIESHLFDFDAHLYGVEVEVYLLHFLRDEAKFSGIEELKNQIQKDMAQARKYFDEHPQNR; from the coding sequence ATGCATATCTTAAAAGGCGTCCAAGAAATAAACTCTCCTCTCGCGGCCTCGGTGGTCACTATAGGCAACTTTGACGGCGTTCATTTAGGGCATCAACAGCTAGTCGAAAACGTGGTTCGCGAGGCCCAGTACTTTGGCGTTCCATCGGTCGTGTATACCTTTCATCCACACCCTGTGAAAGTTCTTCATCCAGAGAGAGCGACCTATCGCCTTTTTGACCTCCAAGACCAGCAAGAGCAGTTCGAACAACGGGGCATTGAGTACGTCATTATCGAGAACTTCTCGAAGGAGTTTTCGCAAGTTTCGCCGCAGAAATTCCTCGACGAATACATCGTTAAAAATCTGCATCCGAAAACTTTGGTGGTAGGCCACGATTTTTCTTTCGGAGCGGATCGTGCCGGCAATATTCCCTTCCTGGAAAAATACTGCGCCGAAAAAGGCATTCGTTTGATTATCATTCCGCCGTTTCAGTATCAGGGTTCGGTCGTTTCTTCGACGCGCATTCGTGAAGAATTAAAAAAAGGCGAAGTCGAAAAAGCCAACGAGCTTTTGGGCCGTACTTACTACGTGCGCGGTCACGTGGAAAAAGGTTTTCAAAGAGGCCGCACAATCGGCGTTCCGACGGCAAACATTCATCCTGATGTTGAGTTTATGCCGCGTTTGGGAGTGTATTGTACGCTCACGAAAGTGGGTGGTCACATGCATCCGTCGATCACGAATATCGGGGTCAATCCGACGTTTCAGGAAAACGGCAAGGGGCCTGTCAAAATCGAGTCGCACCTGTTTGATTTCGATGCGCACCTGTACGGCGTGGAGGTCGAAGTTTATCTTTTGCACTTCTTGCGGGATGAAGCGAAATTTT